The nucleotide sequence CTTCCCGCAGGACGTGCAGGAGCTGCAGGGCTACCTGGGGGAGGAGTCGCTGATCCCCGGCGTCAACGCCACCCCCGGCCGCGGCACCCACGTCCCGCTCTACATCCTGGGGTCCTCGCTGTTCGGCGCCCGGCTGGCCGCGGCGCTGGGCCTGCCCTACGCCTTCGCCTCGCACTTCGCCCCTGGCGCCCTGCAGGACGCGGTGACCATCTACCGGCGTGAGTTCCGCCCGTCGGCGCAGCTGTCCGAGCCCTACGTCATCGCCGGGGTGAACATCGTGGTGGCCGACACCACCGAGGAGGCCGAGCTGCAGCTGCTCGCTGCCCGGCGGGCCCGGGTGTCGCTGCTGCTGGGCCGTGGGCGCACCTTCACCGACGAGGAGGCCGACATGATCCTGGAGGCCCCCGCCGGCCAGCAGATCCGGCAGATGACGCACTACTCCGCGGTCGGCACCCCCGCCGAGGCGCGGGAGTACCTGGACAAGTTCGCCGTCCACGCCCAGGCCGACGAGCTGATCGTGGCCTCGGCCAACGACCGCAACAGCTGGCTGCGCTCCTACGAGCTGCTCGCCGAGGTCAGCGACATGGGTGTTCCCGCGTGAGCCTGCGGAGCTGCGCGGCGTGAGCCCTGGCAGACTGCGGCCGTGACACAGGCGGCCTCGGCGCAGGAGGAGGACGAGCCCGCCCAGCCCGCGGAACCGGCGGCACTGCCCTACTGGGCGCCGTCGTGGCTGCGTGGCCGGGCGCGTCCCACCCGGATGCGTCCCGACCACGTGGTGCGCCAGTTCATCCGCTTCGCGCTGGTGGGCGGGTCCAGCAACATCGTCTACGCCGGCACCTTCACCGCGCTGGCGGCCTGGGGCTACCTGGTGGCCAACGTGGTCGGCGTGGTGCTCAGCACCGCCCTGGCCAACGAGCTGCACCGCCGGCTCACCTTCAACGCCGCCGAGCGGGTGAGCTGGTGGTCGGCGCAGTGGGAGGGTGGTGCGCTCGGGCTCATCGGGCTGGTGATGAGCTCGCTCACCCTCGGGGTGCTGCACGTGTGGTTCCCCGGGGCGGCACCGCTCACCCAGGTGCTGCTGGTCATCGCGGTCAGCGCGGTGGTCGGGGTGCTGCGCTTCGTGGCGCTGCGCGGCTGGGTGTTCACCCCCCGCCGCCAGGGCGTCGACGCCTGACGCTGACCGGCGCGCGGTTCACGAACTGGAAACAGCATGGACGCGAGGACGGAACGCCGCCCGTGTTGCATGACTCCTGACTCGCCCGCAGGGGCGAGGCGCACCTAGGGTTCCGCCGGCTCGCCGGGACTGGACCGAGGGGTGCAGCGTCGGCCGAGCGGCCGGCGTCCACGGCGGGACAAAAGCCCGGGAGACCTTCAGACGGCGTGCTCTGCCTGCGCCCACCCTGAGCCTCCGCAGGAGCAGTCATGTCCTTGGCCCCCTCTTTTCGCTGCGCCCGCAACACCGGTGGTGCCTCGTGAGCACCCCGGCCTTCACCGAGATTCCTGAGGTCGACGTCTCGGGGTTGTTCAGCGACGACCCTGCCGACCAGGCTGCGGTTGCCGCCCAGCTGGGTGCGGCCGCGCGCGACGTCGGCTTCCTCTACGTCACCGGCACCGGTCTCGACCCCGCGCTCTACGACGACCTGGTCGCCGCCGCCCAGCGGTTCTTCGACCAGCCCGACGAGCGCAAGATGAGTGTCTACATCGGACGGTCGAGCAACCACCGCGGTTACGTGCCGGTCGGCGAGGAGGTGCTGGGCGGGCAGAGTCGCGACCTGAAGGAGGCTTACGACCTCTCCCTGGACCTGCCCGCCGATCACCCCGCGGTGGCCGTCGGACCCGGGCTGCTCGGACCCAACCAGTGGCCGGACCTGCCGGGCTTTCGGGAGCAGGTCGGGGCGTACTACGACGCGGCCATGGCGCTGGGCCGAGTGCTGCTGCGCGGCTTTGCCATGGCGCTGGGCGAGGACCCGGCGCTGTTCGACAGCCACGTCACCACCCCTCCCAGCCAGCTGAGGCTGATCCACTACCCCTACGAACCCGACGCCCACGACGTGCACGGCATCGGTGCCCACACCGACTACGAGTGCTTCACCCTGCTGCGCTCCACCGCCCCCGGGCTGGAGGTGCTCAACGGCGACGGGGTGTGGATCGACGCCCCGCCCCGTCCGGACGCCTACGTGGTGAACGTCGGG is from Rhodococcus sp. X156 and encodes:
- a CDS encoding LLM class flavin-dependent oxidoreductase, whose amino-acid sequence is MTVPLSILDLAHIGEGETVRESFDRSVALAQRAEQLGYRRVWYAEHHNMGTIASSATAVLIAHVAANTERIRLGAGGVMLPNHAPLTIAEQFGTLETLHPGRIDLGLGRAPGSDQQTMRAMRRDPASAESFPQDVQELQGYLGEESLIPGVNATPGRGTHVPLYILGSSLFGARLAAALGLPYAFASHFAPGALQDAVTIYRREFRPSAQLSEPYVIAGVNIVVADTTEEAELQLLAARRARVSLLLGRGRTFTDEEADMILEAPAGQQIRQMTHYSAVGTPAEAREYLDKFAVHAQADELIVASANDRNSWLRSYELLAEVSDMGVPA
- a CDS encoding GtrA family protein, coding for MRPDHVVRQFIRFALVGGSSNIVYAGTFTALAAWGYLVANVVGVVLSTALANELHRRLTFNAAERVSWWSAQWEGGALGLIGLVMSSLTLGVLHVWFPGAAPLTQVLLVIAVSAVVGVLRFVALRGWVFTPRRQGVDA
- a CDS encoding 2-oxoglutarate and iron-dependent oxygenase domain-containing protein, translating into MSTPAFTEIPEVDVSGLFSDDPADQAAVAAQLGAAARDVGFLYVTGTGLDPALYDDLVAAAQRFFDQPDERKMSVYIGRSSNHRGYVPVGEEVLGGQSRDLKEAYDLSLDLPADHPAVAVGPGLLGPNQWPDLPGFREQVGAYYDAAMALGRVLLRGFAMALGEDPALFDSHVTTPPSQLRLIHYPYEPDAHDVHGIGAHTDYECFTLLRSTAPGLEVLNGDGVWIDAPPRPDAYVVNVGDLLEVWTNGQLVATTHRVRKVAEERWSFPLFFNVDYDTVVAPLPQFLAEGQEPGPGVVAGDHLLAQTAQTFTYLQQRMARGELVLPDGALGRGTFGQGARQEQAS